The genomic region CCACGGACGCCCGGTAGCCCGGCCCCCGCCGCTGCGCCTCCTCGGGGTAGTCGTAGTCGTCCTCCCAGTCATCGAATTCCTCGGCCTCAAAGTCAGGGCCGGCGAACAGGCCCGGCAGctccccggggccgggccggcctgCAAGGCCTCGGTCCCCCGCCGCCTCCGCCATGGCctgcgccccctcctcctccatcggGCCTTCCTCCTCGGGCTGTGGCGGGCCCCGCTGGCGGGGGCGGTTCGGGGACGCCTCCCGGTTCCCGCCGCCTACCTCCATCGGCGGGAGGTCACCCTCGCCGGGCATCACATCCATCTGCAGGTCATTGCTCTCTTCATACAGCTCGGACAGCTCCTGCATGTCCGCCATGGCGCCGGCGGCTCAGGCTCGGGCAGGGCGTTTGCTGCAGGACCGGAGCGGCGGGCCGTGCGGCTGTGCGCGTGCACCGGCGGCGTGCGCGCCCCCCTGCGTCAGGGTGACCCCCAgacgccgccccccgccccgcgcgctgCTCGGCCCAGCCGCTCGCTGTTTCGTGGGGAGGTGCCTGCGTGGCTGGGAGGTCTGTGTTTCCTTCGCTCCAATGGATGTCTGAAAAGACTGTGCTTGCCAGAGCGTTACTTTGTCTCCGTGTCACTTAACGGCGTGGCTGCTGGTGATGCTACAAACGGGGAACTACGTGCCGCTGCAGCAACGCgctgtcctcctccctcccgcctcctccctcctccgcgggctcccgcccccgcctccaccccaggccaccGCGTCTGCTCCTGGGTTTTAACTACCTTTTGTCCGCGCCAGTGACTTCTGAATCCACACCTGCAAACCACACAGTGTTCTCAACCACAAAGCAACATGTTAAGAacggatccttttttttttctttcgatGTTCCTCATTAGGAAAAGTTAAATTTACCAAAAAAGCATATTTCCCgtgctcttttatttaaaaagttctaGTGAGGATATACTCGGTCCCATTTCTTTTTGCAAGAGGTAACTTTCCATTATCATCAATTTGATGTGTATGCTTTAAATCCTTTCTCTTTGCATTCACCTGGATCTTAGGTCCTCGTGGGGAAAAATCTTACTTTTTTCAATGTCTCACATAACTGTCTTCAATAAACCAAACCCCTCAGCAatgtcttgaaaaaaaaatatatatatatagcacttCATTTGTATAACTATACTATGGTTGACCTAGCTATGCAAAAATAATTTCCGATTTTTTGATGTTATAAACTGGCTAAATGAACGTCCACATATGCCAGTTTCTCTAGAATAAATACAGTATTTGGAAGTGGAAAGGTGGAATCATAGGGTATGCATACTTTAATTTGAATAAATACTGtcaaattgctttccaaagtTGCTATACAAATATAAGTTCTAGCCAGCAGTGTTTGAGAATATCCACACCCTTGCCACACGTGATTTTGTTGAACTTGGACAGTTTTATCAATTTAAtgtatcttgttttattttgaatagtcTTGATTTCTTAGACActgattatttttcaatttgtttattgaACATTTGCATTACTTCTGAAAATTAACTGGTCTTACTttgggtttatttctttttcttatggaTACATAAGAACTCCCTATAAACTCTGACTATATGAATACTTTTGTTTTACATGTTGTAAATATATTCTCTCTTCCTGTTGTTTGTCCTGTTTCAGGGTTCTTTtctaatacaaatttttaaaatgagtttttatgTAATCTAATTTGAGGGGATTTTTGGTTTGTCTTCTAATAAGATGGGGTTTTCCTACATCAAGGATCACAAGCATAATCTTTTATCTGCCTTCTGatgtatttgttgattttttaatgaatcaaacatttatatatatagatagtatgaGGACAggacttatttatatatatttttccatataagCCAGCCAACTCCACTAATTTAATCACTTATCATTTTGTCTGTTAGATGCCACCTTTATCAGACTAAAAGTTCATGaatatgtgtctgtttttagACTTTGTATTCTAATGAAATCCGTAGTTTTATAATATGTCTTGCTTATAAGGAAAATCTAgtctctttgttctttttaaaaaaacacatttccattgatttcagagaggaagggaaagggagagagatagaaacatcaatgatgagagagaatcattgattggctgcctcctgcatactccctaccagggatcgagcccacaactttggcatgtggcatgtgccctgtgccctgatcgggaaaaccatgacctcctggttcattggttgatgctcaacctcggaggcacaccagccaggctagtctctttgttctttaaaaattttctttagctttttttgCACAGTTATtcttccatgtgaattttagaagCAGTATGAAAA from Eptesicus fuscus isolate TK198812 chromosome 5, DD_ASM_mEF_20220401, whole genome shotgun sequence harbors:
- the EID1 gene encoding EP300-interacting inhibitor of differentiation 1, translated to MADMQELSELYEESNDLQMDVMPGEGDLPPMEVGGGNREASPNRPRQRGPPQPEEEGPMEEEGAQAMAEAAGDRGLAGRPGPGELPGLFAGPDFEAEEFDDWEDDYDYPEEAQRRGPGYRASVALDEANKIFLRTSGAGEAAGDGGFQMHYEKTPFDQLAFIEELFSLMVVNRLTEELGCDEIIDKE